AGGCGCTCCAGCCGCGACTGCTGCCAGCCGCCGGTGGGGTGGTAGGCGTCCACCACCAGGACTTCAGCGCCGAGCGCCCGCAGCTTGGCGGCGGTGCTCACGTCGATGCGCGGGTCGGTGATGATGATGACCCGGTAGCCCTTGAGGGTGCCCACGCGGGCCAGGCCCTCCGCCATGGTGCCGGAGGAGCTTTCGACGATGGTGCCGCCGGGCCGCAGGTCGCCCCGGGCCTCCGCGTCGGTCACCATCTTGAGCGCGACCCGGTCCTTCATCTGCCCGGGCATGGACAGCTCCAGCTTGCCCCACAGCGTCGCGCGCGGCCGGTTCACGGCGCGGCCCCGCAGCGAGACCAGGGGGGTGTTCTTCATCAACTCCAGAACGGACGAGACCTTGAGCATGGCGGGAGGACGGGCGGGTTAGGGGGTCGGGAATCCGGAGGCGGTGAGGATCGCGGCGACGGCGCTCTCCAACTGGCTGCGCGCGTCTTCCTGTTTGGCGCGCCAGCCATGGAGGGATGCGGTGAGGCCCGGGTCCTCCAGCGCGGCGAGCTGGAGCCGGACGGAGTCGGGCGCGGGGCCTCCACCATGGGCGGCGGCCTCCACGCAGGTGGCGGGCTCCAGCGCGCGCGCCAGCTCCGCCTCGTCGAGCGTGAAGGCGCGCGAGGTGACCTCGAGCAGCAGCGCCTCCAACTCGCGCCGGGCCTCCGCGGCGGTGAGGGGCGTGTCGCCCGTCTTGCGCGCCACGAGCCGGGCCACCACGTCGTGCGCCGTGCGGAACGCGAGCCCGTGCCGCGCGACCAGGTGGTCCGCGACGGCGGTCATCGTCGTGTCCGCGTGGACCAGGAAGGCGCGCATCGCGTCCGGGCGGACGCGCACGTGCTGGAGGAGCAGGTCCATGAGCTGGAGTGCCTTGCTGGTGCCCCGGAGCGCGGGCCACAGGTGCGCGGAGACTTCACCGCTGACCTCCACGCTGTTGGTGAAGGGCGTGTTCTTCAGGCCCATCAAGGCGTTCATCAGCGCGCCGGTGGGGTGCACCGCCTGCCCCCGGATGTGCTCCAGGACGAAGGCGTTGCGCTTCTGCGGCATGATGGAGCTGGTGCTCACCAGGTCATCCGGCCAGTCGAGGAAGCCGTAGGCCATGCTGGCCCAGGCCTGCAGGTCATTGGCCAGCCGCGTGAGCGTGGTGCCCAGGAGCGCCAGCGGCCCGAGCACCTGGATGACGAAGTCCCGCGAACCGACGGCGTCCGCCGAGTTGAGCACCGGCGCGGAGAAGCCCAGCAGCCGCGCGACCTCGTGCGGGTCGATGGGGAACGACGTGCCACCGCCGGCCGCGGCGCCCATGGGGCTGCGGTTGACCGTCGCGTAGCTGCCCGCGAGCCACGCGGTGCCCCGGACGAACTCCGACAGCACCGCCGTCAGGTAGTGGCCGAACGTGGAGGGCTGCGCGGGCTGCTGGTGGGTGAAGGAGCTCATCACCGTGCCCGCGTGCGCGTACGCCTGCGTGCGCATCGTGCGCGACAGGGACTCGCAGCTGGCGAGCACGCTCAGGAGCTCCGTGCGCAGCCGCATCCGCGTCACGGTGGCGTTGATGTCGTTGCGGCTGCGGGCCACGTGCGCGGAGCCGCCGACCTCGCCTCCCAGCCGGTGGATGTATTCGTTCTCGTACGTGAGGTAGAGGCCGCGGTGCGACGCGGGCGTCTCGAACACCAACTCCCCCGCGTCCGAGCGCAGCCGCAGGTCTCGGTTGACGGACAGCAGGCGCGCCACGGTCTCCGACGGGAGGATGCCCCGGTGCGCGAGCATCACCAGGTGCGCCGCGTCGATGCGCAGCAGGTGCGGCAGCACCGTGCGCTGGTCGTCCGCGAAGCCCGGCTCGTAGAACAGCCGGAAGAGGACGGGGTGGGGCGGCAGGGAAACACGGCCCAGCGTCTGGGCGCTCATCGCGCGTCCTCCGCGGCGATGTCCGCCACCACCGCGCCGGTGAGCCGCTGGATGTCCCGCGGCGAGATGCGCAGCATGTGCTGATCATCCCCGCCACCGCCGAAGACGAGGTCGTACGGGAGCACGCGCGAGTCGATGACCACGGGCAGCGGCGTCGCGTGCCCCACCGGAGGGACGCCGCCCACCGCGTAGCCTGTC
The sequence above is drawn from the Corallococcus sp. NCRR genome and encodes:
- the argH gene encoding argininosuccinate lyase, which gives rise to MSAQTLGRVSLPPHPVLFRLFYEPGFADDQRTVLPHLLRIDAAHLVMLAHRGILPSETVARLLSVNRDLRLRSDAGELVFETPASHRGLYLTYENEYIHRLGGEVGGSAHVARSRNDINATVTRMRLRTELLSVLASCESLSRTMRTQAYAHAGTVMSSFTHQQPAQPSTFGHYLTAVLSEFVRGTAWLAGSYATVNRSPMGAAAGGGTSFPIDPHEVARLLGFSAPVLNSADAVGSRDFVIQVLGPLALLGTTLTRLANDLQAWASMAYGFLDWPDDLVSTSSIMPQKRNAFVLEHIRGQAVHPTGALMNALMGLKNTPFTNSVEVSGEVSAHLWPALRGTSKALQLMDLLLQHVRVRPDAMRAFLVHADTTMTAVADHLVARHGLAFRTAHDVVARLVARKTGDTPLTAAEARRELEALLLEVTSRAFTLDEAELARALEPATCVEAAAHGGGPAPDSVRLQLAALEDPGLTASLHGWRAKQEDARSQLESAVAAILTASGFPTP